The genomic stretch GTCGGCCTCGCCGGTCACGCTGTAGCATTGGGTTACCGCGTCGGCGTTTCTCATCCGGCGCTTGAAGCGGTCGTAGCCATCGCTGTGCTCTTCCAGCATGAAGACCGAAACGATGATTTCGATACCGAGCTTCGCGGGATCGACGATCGCGACTTCCTTCCGGATCACGCCCTCTGCCCGCAGCCGCGCAAGCCGTCGGCGCAGGCTGGACACGGACATTCCCGCTGCCTGGGCGATGTCCTCCGGCGGTCGCCGCAGGTCGGTCTGCACTTCGCGAAGAATGCGCTTGTCTGCGGCATCGAGAGGGCTTTGGCCGATTTCGCTCATCTTGAACGCAATCCTGAACTAAAACGATCGCCATGCAAGTCCTATCGGGCGCTACCACGCTTGAAGGCGCAGTACATCGGTACGACCAGACCGGACACTTCCAGCAAGGATTATCCTATGCTTGACGCCCTCATCGTATTTTTCACCAGCCTCTTCGGTGTCCCGACCGACGAGGTTCCTCGCGAAAGTGCCGAACCGCCGACCGCCTTCGAACAGCCTCGGCTCTTTGCTCCCGAGGCGCTCGGGCAAGAGGGCCGCGCGACCCTGTCACCGGGGTTCAGCCCGGATGGCCGGACGATCTATTTCGCCCAGGCCGATTGCCGCCTCATCCCCGACTGCCCGCAATTGCTCATGCGGGCCCGCCGAACACCGACGGGGTGGAGTGCGGCGGAGCGTGTCGACTTGCCGAAGCCTGGCCGAGTGGACTATCCGAGCGTTACGCCCGACGGCGAAAGATTGCTGTTTTCGTGGTCGCCGTCTCGCCCGCGGCATCGGGGCGAGAATGTCGATAACGACTTCGATCTTTTCAGCCTCGATCTTACAGAGCCCGACGCACAGCCGGTCCCGATCGACGAGCCCGACATCAATCGCATCCGCGGCGGCAAGGTCCG from Qipengyuania profundimaris encodes the following:
- a CDS encoding Lrp/AsnC family transcriptional regulator — translated: MSEIGQSPLDAADKRILREVQTDLRRPPEDIAQAAGMSVSSLRRRLARLRAEGVIRKEVAIVDPAKLGIEIIVSVFMLEEHSDGYDRFKRRMRNADAVTQCYSVTGEADLILHVVMPDMQSFEDWINAEILADPSVRRCTSNVVYSRIKYETAVPV